CACGCGCCCGTCTATGAAATTTAAATCAGGTACGAGTGAAATTCAGCTGACAGCTTTCTCGGACAGTACTGTATCTGAGAAATATCATTTCAGCAGCGCCGAGGTTTTCTAACAGCGCCGATCGCAGATCCGGTCGATGATGCGCCCTGTCGAGAGCAGTTCGCCCTCGCTTTCGGGATCCGGATCCCGGGCGGAGGCGCGGACGACCGAACAGTCGATCCCCTCCGCCGCCAACATCCCCGAGAGCGTCTCCTCGTCGTGGTGTTGATCGTGGCCGAGGACGATCACGTCCGGATCGATCTCGCGGATCGGGACGAAGAAGTCCTCCAGGTGGCCGAGTCGGGCGTCGTCGACCGGATCGAGCGCGTTCACCATCTCGAGCCGCTGGCGGTCCGGCACGATCGGTTTCGGCTTGTGGGTGACGTTTTCGGCGCGGGCGACGATCACGTCGAGGCGGTCGCCGTACGATTTCGCGTCCGTCAAGTAGTGGAGGTGGCCGGGATGGAGAAGGTCGAACGTCCCCTGTGCGACGACTTGCTTCATCTAAGCTCCCGGTCGATGTCCGCCTGCGTGAAGTCGAAGAACTGCTCATCGGGTACGTCGACGGCCAACACGTCGAGGTCGATCGGACTCCCGTTGCGATCGAACGCCCGCCAGTCAGTTCGGCGATACGGCGCGCCGACGATGATGTGGACCTTTCCCTTGGTGAACGTCGCCAGATCGGCGTCGCTGGGCCGCAGCACGCCGTTCGGGTGGGAGTGGACCGAGCCGACGCTGTTGAGATCGTTCGGCAGGTACGTCGGCTTGAACTCCGCGCTCGTCGGGGTCGTCTTCGTCCCCGGCGCGAGCAACACGTCGGTGATGACCGTTCCCTCACGGTCGAGGCCAAGCTTACGGGCGTCCTGCCCGCGGAGCTGTCCCATGTACTCGTTCGGGTGTGCGTCCTCCGATGCCTCGAAAGCCAACTGGAGGGCGTCATCGGCGATGCCGATGATCTCGCTCCTGCGGAAGAGCTTCGGTTTCCAAATCGACCCGAACAGACCCATAGCCGACAATCGGGTCGCACGACAACTAAGCGTTCCGGGTTCATCGGCCACGTGTGCCCGGTCGATCACCGCGGTCGGAGCCGTCCGACGGATCACGAACGATCTCGAAATCCGGTCGGACCGGATACAACACGCTTAAAACTCGGCAGAACCCACCGTTCGACAATGACTACATCTGCTGCCGGCGACGCAGATCCCGATTCCTTCGAGCGGGTCGTCAACGATCTGGCGCCCGGTTGTACCGTTGACGATACCGAGGAGGGGGGACTCTACGTGGCGACGGTGAACGGCGTCGTCAAGTACGGCGTCTTCGTCGATCTCTCCGAACAGCTTTCCGGTCTCGTCCACGAATCGAAGCTCGACGGCACCTACGAGATCGGCGACGAAATGCTCGTCCGACTCGTCGAGATTCGGGAGAACGGCGACCTCGGCTTCGAGGACGTGACGACAGAGTTCGACGATCTCGACCGGGTAGACGTCGCCCACGGTGACGGGGTCACGATAGACGAACTGGCCGACCGAACCGGTGACGCGGTCCACGTCGAGGGCGACATCGTCCAGATCAAACAGACGGCTGGCCCGACGATCTTCTCCGTCCGCGACGGCACTGGCGTCGTCCCCTGTGCGGCGTTCGAGGAAGCCGGCGTTCGCGCGTACCCCGCGATCGAACTCGGCGATACCGTCCGCGCGACCGGTGGCATCGAGACGCACGACGACGCCCCACAACTCGAGGTCGACAAACTGGTTCGTCTCCGCGGCGAGGCGAAAACCGAGGTTAGAGAGCGTATCGACGCGGCCATCGCGGCGAACGCCGAACCCGCCGACCCCGACCCGCTCATCGAGTGGCCGGCGTTCGACTCGCTCCGCGAGGGCCTCACCGCCGTTGCCCGCCGGCTCCGAACTGCCGTTCTCGAGGGCCGTCCGATCCGGGTTCGTCACCACGCCGACGGCGATGGGATGTGCGCGGCGATCCCCGTCCAGCTCGCGTTGGAGAACTACATCGCCGAGGTACACGCCGATCCCGACGCCCCGAGACATCTGTTCAAGCGTCTGCCGTCGAAGGCCCCGTTCTACGAGATGGAGGACGTCACCCGCGACCTCAACTTCGCTCTCGAGGACGCCGAGCGCCACGGACAGCGGCTCCCCCTGCTGTTCATGGTCGACAACGGCTCGACGGAGGAGGACACGCCGGCGTACCGGGCACTCGCGCAGTACGACATCCCGATCATCGCTGTCGACCACCACCACCCCGACCCAGACGCGGTCGGTCCGCTGCTCGACGAGCACGTGAACCCGTATCTCCACGGCGAGGATTACCGCATCACGACCGGGATGATGTGCGTCGAGTTGGCGCGGATGATCGATCCCTCGATCACCGACGACCTCCGACACGTTCCGGCCGTTGCGGGGCTTGCCGATCGATCGAAGGCCCACGCGATGGACGACTATCTCGCGCTCGCAGCCGATGCGGGCTACGACGAAACCGAACTCGAAGATATTGTCGAGGCACTCGATTACGCCGCCCACTGGCTCCGCTATCAGTCCGGTCCGAACCTGATCAGCGACGCGCTCGACCTCGATTGCGACGACGCCGAGAGGCACGCCGAACTCGTCGAGTTCCTCTCCTCGCGCGCCCGCCGCGACGTCGAACGCCAACTCGATGACGCGGAACCGCACGTCGAACACGAGCGACTCGACAACGACGCCCACCTCTACCGGCTCGACGTGGAGAACCACGCGCGACGGTTCACGTACCCTGCGCCCGGAAAGACGACCGGCGAACTCCACGACCGGAAGGTGACCGAAACCGGCGATCCGGTCATCACCATCGGTGTCGGTCCAGACTTCGCGGTGCTTCGCTCCGACGGCGTCAGACTCGACATTCCGAACATGGTGACCGAACTCCAAGATGAACTCGAAGGGGCCGGCGTCTCCGGCGGCGGCCACCTCGTCGTCGGCTCGATCAAGTTCGTCCCCGGTGCCCGCGAGCGAGTGCTCGACGCGCTCGTCGAGAAGATGGAAGCGGCCGAGCTCGACGCTGAACTCCGGAGCACGCTGCTTCGAGACGACAACTGATCGAGCACTTCACCACTGCCAGTCGGTTATCACCTCAGCTTCACCGACGAACCGCATCCGACGAACCACCAGTAGCGCGCCGCTTATCGCGACCGCGCTTGCGGCGAACAGTCCGGCCGGAACGGGCCGTTTGGTACGGCCGCGCCAGTCGCTCGTGAACACCGTCGCGTAGTACGCCGCGGCTTCATCGCCCTCGAGGGCGACGATGACCTCTCTGTTGTCGGACTGGGCCGACCGAACCCAGTTGAGGCTCCCGACGACGGCGGTGTCGTCGGCGATCACCCCCTTCGTGTGGATCTTCTCGTAGCCGTCGGCGTCATCGACGCGCGCTTCGAGGTCCCACCCCTCTGCCTCGGCCCGGCGGTTCAGCCACCCGGCGAGTTCGGCGTTGTCCCCCTCGACGTACCAACTGTCGCCGAGGTGGATTCGGACTCTTGCGCCTCGGTCGGCGGCGCGAAGCGTCGCTCGCAGGAGATCGTTCTCGCGGCTGTCGATGCGAACCTGCTGGACCAACACCCGCTCGTCGGCCGCATCGACGATCGAGACGAGTTCTGCGGCCGCGTTGTCCGGGGCGACGAGGACGGTCGTCGACTCGACGTCGATTCGCTCGGGTTCGTGTCGGGGCTCGAATCCCACGAGTGCGGGGTCGGCGTCCACGAAATCCCGGCCGCTCCGGTACTCGTGCCACGGCGTCGCGGCGCGCCACGTCCAGTCGGACTCGTGGATCGTCGCGAGCGCATCGGCGGCCGCTCGGTCGTCGAGTACCACGCTCCACCCGCGGCTGGACATCCCGCCCGTGCCGGCCGGTTTGAAGTTCTCCGTCGAGACGAGCGCTCGATCGTCGACGACGACGTACTTTGGATGGTGGTGTTGATACCGACGGTTCGGACCGGCGAGTAGCCGGACGTCGACACCCCCGTCGACCAATCGGTCGAGTTGGCGCGCTTGCCGCTCGCTGACTCCCCCGACCGGTGCGCCATCGAGCAGCACGCGGACGTCGACGCCGTCGTTCGCTCGGTCCACTAAGACGTCCGCGAGCCGCGCGGACGTGAACGTGTAGCCGGCGAGGTGGATCCGGTCGGTCGCGTTTCGAACCGTCCCGACGGTTCGGTCGGGCGCGTCCGGCAGCACGAACGCGGTCGCGGAACCGCCGTCGGTCCGAGTGGGCTCGTGGTCCGTCGCGCCGATCGGTCGCCACTCGTTCGCGTCGAAATCCCGAATCTCCGATTCCGGCGCGTTTCGGTAGCGCGCGGTTGAGACGGTTTCGCCCCCCGCTCGGAGGGTCAGTCGATCGCCATCGTCGGCCAACAGCAACCGCCCGGAGAGCGGTTCGACCGGGTAGTCGGTATCGGTCCGCGCGTATTCGGGCTCCATCGAGAACGCGACGGTTCCCTCGAACGTCCGGTTGGGTAGCCGTGTTGCGGTCTTCCCGTCGGTGAGCGTCCACCCGGACGTGTTCGTCGCCGCGGCGAACTGGACGGCGACGAACTCGCCCGGGTCGCCGCGTGCGACGGGGTTGGGGTACGCCGCTACGAGCGTGGCGTTTGTCGGCTCGATCGAGTCAGCCGCTGTTGCGGTGGTTGCAGCGCTGGGGACGAACGCTCCCGTCAGCAGCGCGAGCGCGAGACAGCCGGCGGCGATTCGAGCGAGCACGGGAGGTCTGGTCCCGCGCTGGTATATAAATCTGCGCCCACTGGGTGGGTACGACTCAGACCGTCGCCTTCCGCGCCTTCTCCGCTTCGACCTGCACCGTGTACGCGCGGTCGTCGTCGTACTCGGCCGCCGCCGAGAGCGCGCGTTCGGTGCCGATCTGAACCAACGCCCACGCCGCGGAGGCTCGCACGTCATCGGCCTCCTCGTCGTCGGCGAGCCGGTCGGAGAGCGGTTCGATCGCGCGCGTGTCGCCGATGAGCCCGAGCCCGCGGGCGGCGACCGACCGAACGACTGGCTCGTCGTCAACGAGGACGTTGGCGATCTCCTGTGTCGCCTCTTGGCTGCCGATCTCGCCGAGCGCGCGGATGGTCGCCTTCTGCAGCGGCGGATTGCCGCTGTCGACGAAGTCGACCAGCATCTCGACTGCCCGCTCGTCGCCGATCTTGCCGAGTACCTCGATCGCGGGGACGTCGCGGCGCTTCGCGAGCGCCTGCACCGGTTCGAGCGCCTCCTCGGGGCCGAGCCTTCGGAGCGCGTCGAGACAGTTCTCCTGCATGAACTCCGAGTCGAGGTATTCGAGCGCCAGGAGGATGCGTTCGGGGTCATTCTCGGCCTCGGCGATCCGAACGACGCCCAACTCCGGCGGGAAATCCTTTCTGTTCTCCGCGTTCAACCGATCGTAGAACCCCTCGCGGGTGAGCTGCTCGGCAACCTCGAGGTCGCTCCACTCCTCGGCGTCCTCCAGAGCCGCTTCGAGATCGTCGAGGGCCCCGAGGAGCGCGGCGATGGTCTCGGCGTCCTCGTCGGCGTCGAGGCGGCCGTCGCCGGCCGTTTCGCCGACCGAATCGACCGCCGCTGCTTGCGACTCGATCGACTCGTCTTCGGCATCGAACTCGGCGTCGAGTTCCGCGCCCGCCGCGTCGAGAAACGCCGAGACGGCGTCGGCGACGGCCGGTTTCCCATCTCGTGTCCAGCGCGTGTCCCGGATCGTTCCCGCAGCCCCGCCGGCCGCGCTCCGGACGTCCTCGCCGTAGGGGCCGCGCTGCTCTTCGATCCCGTCGCGGAGGTCGCCGATTCTGTCCTCGAGCGGTTCCTTCGGATCCTCGGGCTCCTCGTCTTCGTCGTCTTCGCCCTCAGACTCCGGTTCGGGGACCGGAAATTCGGCCGCCTCGAGATCAGTTTCGATCGCGTCGACGTCGGCTTCGACCGCGTCCAAATCCGCCTCGGTTTCGGCATCGTCGAGCGCGGTTTCGAGTTCGTCGAGGCGCGAATCGAACGTTTCGACGTCGTCCAGTTCCTCCGTCGCCTCCGCGTCGTCCACTCCCTCGGCGTCGGCGTTGGGTTCGCCGTCGGCGGTGGCGTCCGCGCTCTCGTCGTCCCCGTTACTCATACCCCAACGTGCGGCAGAACGACCCAAGAGCGTTTCCCTTCGCCGTGTCTCGTCGACCGCTCGATCAACTGCCGGTGTCACGCCAGTACACGAACGGCGCGAGGACGAGATACGCGAGAGCAAAGAGCAGTAGTGACCGCGGAAACACCCGATCTACCGCGGTTGGGATCGCGATCGCGAGCGCCTGTAACCCGCCGAGAACGACCGCATCGCGCGCGTACAGATCGGGATAGGTAACCGGCGCAACCATCAGATACGTGAACAGCGCCGCCATCGCGACCAACACGGTCGGTTTGCCGATCCCGGCGAGATACGTCACCGCGAGCACCGTCGCGGCCAGCGTCGTCTGGACGCCCTCCGTCTCGGGGTTCTCGCAGTCGTGGAGCATGTAAAAGCCGAGCCGAACGACCGCCATCGAGACGTACAGCGCGGGGACGACGAGCGCGGCGATCGCGAACGGATCGCCGCTCACCGTCGTTCCCCCGTTACTGGCGACGGCGTACACCAGCGCGGCGGGTGCGACTCCGAAGGAGGCCACATCGGCGAGCGAATCGAGTACCGGACCGACGGCCGTGCCGCCGCGAACCCTGGCCACGACGCCGTCGAGGCCGTCCGCGATCGCCGCGAGAAGGATCAGTCTGGCCGCGAGCGCCGGATCGACGGTGGCCGTGGCGACGGCGACGAACCCGATCGCCGCGTTCGCGGCCGTCACCAGATCGGCGAGCCCCAACTGCCCGAGTAACCGCGGCTGCATGACTTTACCTCGCCGGTCGGCGACGGCCGCCTTAGGTGGTTCGCTTCCGCCCCGACCGCGTCTCTCTGACCGGAACCGAGGTACATATGACCGTTCGTCCGTAATCGCGCGTATGGACCGACGGGCCTTCCTTACCACGGTCGGAACCGGGGCGGTACTCCCTCTCTCAGGCTGCCTCGACGGCGGTCTCAGCGACGACGACTACGACATCGGGATGTCGCAGAACGCGTTTCTCCCCGAGGAGTACGAGGCGTCCGTCGGCGAGACCGTCGTCTGGGGGAACAACGGCTCGCGCGGACACACCGTTACCGCGTACGGGTCCCTCCCCAAAGGCGCGGCGTACTTCGCCTCGGGCGGATACGATGGTCCTCAGACAGCCCGCGAGGAGTGGTATGCGAGTGGTGGTGGCGATATCTCCCCCGGCGAGACGTACGAGCACACCTTCGAGATTGCCGGTCGGTACGAGTACTTCTGTATCCCGCACGAGTCGAAGGATATGATCGGCGCGATCGTCGTCACCGACTGAACCCGTCCGATACGGTCGCGGTGACCCTTTCGACGGACGAACGACAACCCTTATTCGCGGGGCATTCACATCGAGAGACATGGATGTGTCGGTGCCGAAAATCGACTATACGGACTACACCAACCGGCAACTGGTGGCGGTCCCGCTTGCGGTGTTAGCGTTCGCGTTGGCCGTGCTCGTCGTTGCGACGGTGCTCTCGGGAACGCCCGTCGCGCTCGGTATCGAGTTTACCGGCGGAACCGAGATGCAAGTCGTCACGGACGACTCGGAGGCGGCGATCAGGGACAGCTTCGACGAGGAGATCG
The DNA window shown above is from Natronomonas salsuginis and carries:
- a CDS encoding adenylyltransferase/cytidyltransferase family protein codes for the protein MKQVVAQGTFDLLHPGHLHYLTDAKSYGDRLDVIVARAENVTHKPKPIVPDRQRLEMVNALDPVDDARLGHLEDFFVPIREIDPDVIVLGHDQHHDEETLSGMLAAEGIDCSVVRASARDPDPESEGELLSTGRIIDRICDRRC
- a CDS encoding Mov34/MPN/PAD-1 family protein, producing the protein MGLFGSIWKPKLFRRSEIIGIADDALQLAFEASEDAHPNEYMGQLRGQDARKLGLDREGTVITDVLLAPGTKTTPTSAEFKPTYLPNDLNSVGSVHSHPNGVLRPSDADLATFTKGKVHIIVGAPYRRTDWRAFDRNGSPIDLDVLAVDVPDEQFFDFTQADIDRELR
- a CDS encoding DHH family phosphoesterase codes for the protein MTTSAAGDADPDSFERVVNDLAPGCTVDDTEEGGLYVATVNGVVKYGVFVDLSEQLSGLVHESKLDGTYEIGDEMLVRLVEIRENGDLGFEDVTTEFDDLDRVDVAHGDGVTIDELADRTGDAVHVEGDIVQIKQTAGPTIFSVRDGTGVVPCAAFEEAGVRAYPAIELGDTVRATGGIETHDDAPQLEVDKLVRLRGEAKTEVRERIDAAIAANAEPADPDPLIEWPAFDSLREGLTAVARRLRTAVLEGRPIRVRHHADGDGMCAAIPVQLALENYIAEVHADPDAPRHLFKRLPSKAPFYEMEDVTRDLNFALEDAERHGQRLPLLFMVDNGSTEEDTPAYRALAQYDIPIIAVDHHHPDPDAVGPLLDEHVNPYLHGEDYRITTGMMCVELARMIDPSITDDLRHVPAVAGLADRSKAHAMDDYLALAADAGYDETELEDIVEALDYAAHWLRYQSGPNLISDALDLDCDDAERHAELVEFLSSRARRDVERQLDDAEPHVEHERLDNDAHLYRLDVENHARRFTYPAPGKTTGELHDRKVTETGDPVITIGVGPDFAVLRSDGVRLDIPNMVTELQDELEGAGVSGGGHLVVGSIKFVPGARERVLDALVEKMEAAELDAELRSTLLRDDN
- a CDS encoding phospholipase D-like domain-containing protein, translated to MLARIAAGCLALALLTGAFVPSAATTATAADSIEPTNATLVAAYPNPVARGDPGEFVAVQFAAATNTSGWTLTDGKTATRLPNRTFEGTVAFSMEPEYARTDTDYPVEPLSGRLLLADDGDRLTLRAGGETVSTARYRNAPESEIRDFDANEWRPIGATDHEPTRTDGGSATAFVLPDAPDRTVGTVRNATDRIHLAGYTFTSARLADVLVDRANDGVDVRVLLDGAPVGGVSERQARQLDRLVDGGVDVRLLAGPNRRYQHHHPKYVVVDDRALVSTENFKPAGTGGMSSRGWSVVLDDRAAADALATIHESDWTWRAATPWHEYRSGRDFVDADPALVGFEPRHEPERIDVESTTVLVAPDNAAAELVSIVDAADERVLVQQVRIDSRENDLLRATLRAADRGARVRIHLGDSWYVEGDNAELAGWLNRRAEAEGWDLEARVDDADGYEKIHTKGVIADDTAVVGSLNWVRSAQSDNREVIVALEGDEAAAYYATVFTSDWRGRTKRPVPAGLFAASAVAISGALLVVRRMRFVGEAEVITDWQW
- a CDS encoding HEAT repeat domain-containing protein; translated protein: MSNGDDESADATADGEPNADAEGVDDAEATEELDDVETFDSRLDELETALDDAETEADLDAVEADVDAIETDLEAAEFPVPEPESEGEDDEDEEPEDPKEPLEDRIGDLRDGIEEQRGPYGEDVRSAAGGAAGTIRDTRWTRDGKPAVADAVSAFLDAAGAELDAEFDAEDESIESQAAAVDSVGETAGDGRLDADEDAETIAALLGALDDLEAALEDAEEWSDLEVAEQLTREGFYDRLNAENRKDFPPELGVVRIAEAENDPERILLALEYLDSEFMQENCLDALRRLGPEEALEPVQALAKRRDVPAIEVLGKIGDERAVEMLVDFVDSGNPPLQKATIRALGEIGSQEATQEIANVLVDDEPVVRSVAARGLGLIGDTRAIEPLSDRLADDEEADDVRASAAWALVQIGTERALSAAAEYDDDRAYTVQVEAEKARKATV
- a CDS encoding protein sorting system archaetidylserine synthase (This PssA-like phosphatidyltransferase, along with a PssD-like decarboxylase, is required in Haloarchaea for the archaeosortase ArtA to replace the PGF-CTERM sorting signal with a C-terminal lipid anchor.), which produces MQPRLLGQLGLADLVTAANAAIGFVAVATATVDPALAARLILLAAIADGLDGVVARVRGGTAVGPVLDSLADVASFGVAPAALVYAVASNGGTTVSGDPFAIAALVVPALYVSMAVVRLGFYMLHDCENPETEGVQTTLAATVLAVTYLAGIGKPTVLVAMAALFTYLMVAPVTYPDLYARDAVVLGGLQALAIAIPTAVDRVFPRSLLLFALAYLVLAPFVYWRDTGS
- a CDS encoding plastocyanin/azurin family copper-binding protein gives rise to the protein MDRRAFLTTVGTGAVLPLSGCLDGGLSDDDYDIGMSQNAFLPEEYEASVGETVVWGNNGSRGHTVTAYGSLPKGAAYFASGGYDGPQTAREEWYASGGGDISPGETYEHTFEIAGRYEYFCIPHESKDMIGAIVVTD